Proteins from a genomic interval of Microbacterium imperiale:
- a CDS encoding pyridoxal phosphate-dependent aminotransferase, with protein MKRRTLDQSSKLKDVLYEIRGSALAEADRLEADGHRVLKLNTGNPAIFGFEAPFQIVRDMIESVPHAHGYSDSRGILSARRAVVSRYEEVPGFPHVDPDDVYLGNGVSELITMTMQALLDEGDEVLIPAPDYPLWTAMTSLGGGKPVHYLCDSDQGWEPDLDDIRAKITPQTKAIVVINPNNPTGAVYSREVLQGIVEIAREHSLLLLSDEIYDRILYDGATHIPLATLAPDLLCLTFNGLSKTYRVAGYRSGWLVITGPKAHAKGFLEGIQLLASTRLCPNVPAQYAVQAALSGVQSIEGLIAPTGRLHEQRDAAWKGLESIPGVTCHKPAGALYAFPRLDPEVYEIHDDGKLVYDFLVAEHVLLVQGTGFNWPDPDHLRIVTLPEARVLSEAIERLGNFLASYKQ; from the coding sequence ATGAAGCGTCGTACCCTCGATCAGTCATCCAAGCTCAAGGACGTCCTCTACGAGATCCGTGGCAGCGCCCTGGCCGAGGCCGACCGACTCGAGGCCGACGGTCACCGCGTTCTCAAGCTCAACACCGGCAACCCCGCCATCTTCGGATTCGAGGCGCCGTTCCAGATCGTTCGCGACATGATCGAGTCGGTGCCGCACGCGCACGGGTACAGCGACAGTCGCGGCATCCTGTCGGCGCGGCGCGCGGTCGTGTCGCGCTACGAAGAGGTTCCTGGCTTCCCGCACGTCGACCCGGATGACGTCTACCTCGGCAACGGCGTCTCCGAGCTCATCACGATGACGATGCAGGCGCTGCTCGACGAGGGCGACGAGGTGCTCATCCCCGCGCCGGACTACCCGCTGTGGACGGCCATGACGAGCCTCGGCGGCGGCAAGCCGGTGCACTACCTCTGCGACAGCGATCAGGGGTGGGAGCCCGATCTCGACGACATCCGGGCGAAGATCACCCCGCAGACCAAGGCGATCGTCGTCATCAACCCCAACAACCCCACGGGTGCGGTGTACAGCCGCGAGGTTCTGCAGGGCATCGTCGAGATCGCCCGCGAGCACTCGCTGCTGCTGCTCTCGGACGAGATCTACGACCGGATCCTCTACGACGGGGCGACCCACATCCCGCTGGCGACGCTCGCGCCCGACCTGCTGTGCCTGACCTTCAACGGCCTGTCGAAGACCTATCGCGTCGCGGGGTACCGGTCGGGCTGGCTCGTCATCACGGGGCCGAAGGCCCACGCGAAGGGGTTCCTCGAAGGCATCCAGCTGCTCGCGTCCACGCGTCTGTGCCCGAACGTCCCGGCCCAGTACGCCGTGCAGGCCGCACTGTCGGGTGTGCAGTCGATCGAGGGGCTCATCGCCCCGACCGGCCGGTTGCATGAGCAGCGGGATGCCGCATGGAAGGGCCTCGAGAGCATCCCGGGCGTCACGTGCCACAAGCCCGCGGGCGCGCTCTACGCCTTCCCGCGGCTCGATCCCGAGGTCTACGAGATCCACGACGACGGCAAGCTGGTCTACGACTTCCTCGTGGCGGAGCACGTGCTGCTGGTGCAGGGGACCGGGTTCAACTGGCCCGACCCGGACCACCTGCGCATCGTCACCCTGCCCGAGGCGCGCGTGCTGAGCGAGGCAATCGAGCGTCTCGGCAACTTCCTGGCCTCGTACAAGCAGTAG
- the secA gene encoding preprotein translocase subunit SecA gives MANPLEKLLRAGEGRVLRRLQQVVKAVGALEEDYAHLSDDELRGETAELRARHEAGETLDRLMPEAFAAVREAAKRTLGQRPYDVQVMGGAALHLGNIAEMKTGEGKTLTATFAAYLNAIAGKGVHVITVNDFLASYQAELMGRVYRALGMTTGTIVAGQTPEVRREQYAADITYGTNNEFGFDYLRDNMAWRREDLVQRGHFFAVVDEVDSILIDEARTPLIISGPSSGEANRWFVEFARVATTLEPGVDYEVDEKKRTVGVLEPGIEKVEDYLGIDNLYESANTPLISFLNNSIKARALFKRDTDYVVMNDEVMIVDEHTGRILVGRRYNEGIHQAIEAKEGVPVKAENQTLATVTLQNYFRLYDKLSGMTGTAETEAAEFMSTYKLGVIPIPTNKPMIRKDQPDLVYKNETAKFAQVVEDIVERHASGQPVLVGTTSVEKSEYLSRLLAKKGVKHEVLNAKNHAREAEVVARAGRLGAVTVATNMAGRGTDVMLGGNAEFLAVQEMKSRGLDPVETPEEYEAAWDEVFAAVRETVAEEAAKVVEAGGLYVLGTERHESRRIDNQLRGRSGRQGDPGESRFYLSLTDDLMRLFQSGAAEAILARTNFPEDVAIESSMVSRAIKSAQAQVEARNAEIRKNVLKYDDVLNRQREAIYADRRQVLHGDDLSERVQHFIEDAVSAVIDDHTSSGHTESWDFDALWTELKTLYPVGVTIDEVVAEAGNKGRITAEVLKRELLSDAKIAYQKREEALGEPAMRELERRVVLQVLDRRWRDHLYEMDYLKDGIGLRAMAQRDPLIEYQREGYEMFQSMMAQIKEESVGFLYNLEVEVRSAESGDVEAKGLGPAPVETQKLEYSAPSDTGSGEVEVRNDRGQVQKAATAKARQQSAEQEAPAEAARGAFGQTVGAGDGATAAGNRAERRAAGKKK, from the coding sequence GTGGCCAATCCTCTCGAGAAACTGCTCCGCGCCGGAGAGGGCCGCGTGCTGCGTCGCCTCCAGCAGGTCGTGAAGGCCGTGGGCGCTCTGGAAGAGGACTACGCCCACCTCTCCGACGACGAGCTGCGCGGCGAGACGGCGGAGCTGCGCGCCCGTCACGAGGCGGGCGAGACCCTCGACCGGCTCATGCCCGAAGCCTTCGCCGCCGTTCGCGAGGCCGCGAAGCGCACGCTCGGACAGCGCCCCTACGACGTCCAGGTCATGGGTGGCGCGGCCCTGCACCTCGGGAACATCGCCGAGATGAAGACCGGTGAGGGCAAGACCCTGACGGCGACCTTCGCCGCCTATCTGAACGCGATCGCCGGCAAGGGCGTCCACGTCATCACCGTCAACGACTTCCTCGCCTCGTACCAGGCGGAGCTCATGGGACGCGTCTACCGCGCGCTCGGCATGACCACCGGGACGATCGTGGCCGGCCAGACGCCCGAGGTGCGGCGCGAGCAGTACGCCGCCGACATCACCTACGGCACGAACAACGAGTTCGGCTTCGACTACCTGCGCGACAACATGGCGTGGCGCCGCGAAGACCTCGTCCAGCGCGGACACTTCTTCGCCGTCGTCGACGAGGTCGACTCGATCCTCATCGACGAAGCGCGCACGCCGCTGATCATCTCGGGCCCGTCGTCGGGCGAGGCGAACCGCTGGTTCGTCGAGTTCGCACGCGTCGCCACGACCCTCGAGCCCGGCGTCGACTACGAGGTCGACGAGAAGAAGCGCACGGTCGGCGTGCTCGAGCCCGGTATCGAGAAGGTCGAGGACTACCTCGGCATCGACAACCTCTACGAGTCGGCGAACACCCCGCTCATCTCGTTCCTGAACAACTCGATCAAGGCACGCGCCCTGTTCAAGCGCGACACCGACTACGTCGTCATGAACGACGAGGTCATGATCGTCGACGAGCACACCGGCCGCATCCTGGTCGGACGCCGTTACAACGAAGGCATCCACCAGGCCATCGAGGCCAAGGAGGGCGTCCCGGTCAAGGCCGAGAACCAGACCCTCGCGACCGTGACGCTGCAGAACTACTTCCGCCTGTACGACAAGCTCTCGGGCATGACCGGTACCGCCGAGACCGAGGCGGCCGAGTTCATGTCGACCTACAAGCTCGGCGTCATCCCGATCCCGACGAACAAGCCCATGATCCGCAAGGACCAGCCCGACCTCGTCTACAAGAACGAGACGGCGAAGTTCGCGCAGGTCGTCGAGGACATCGTCGAGCGCCACGCCAGCGGTCAGCCGGTGCTCGTGGGCACGACGAGCGTCGAGAAGAGCGAGTACCTCTCGCGTCTGCTCGCGAAGAAGGGCGTCAAGCACGAGGTCCTCAACGCCAAGAACCACGCGCGCGAGGCCGAGGTCGTGGCGCGCGCCGGTCGCCTCGGGGCCGTGACGGTCGCCACGAACATGGCCGGTCGCGGTACCGACGTCATGCTCGGCGGCAACGCCGAGTTCCTGGCCGTGCAGGAGATGAAGTCGCGCGGTCTCGACCCGGTCGAGACGCCAGAGGAGTACGAGGCCGCGTGGGACGAGGTCTTCGCCGCCGTGCGTGAGACCGTCGCCGAGGAGGCCGCAAAGGTCGTCGAGGCCGGCGGGCTCTACGTGCTGGGCACGGAGCGTCACGAGTCGCGCCGTATCGACAACCAGCTGCGCGGACGCTCGGGCCGTCAGGGCGACCCCGGTGAGAGCCGGTTCTACCTGTCGCTGACCGACGACCTCATGCGCCTGTTCCAGTCGGGCGCGGCCGAGGCGATCCTCGCGCGGACGAACTTCCCCGAGGACGTCGCGATCGAGTCGTCGATGGTGTCGCGCGCGATCAAGAGCGCGCAGGCGCAGGTCGAGGCGCGCAACGCCGAGATCCGCAAGAACGTCCTCAAGTACGACGACGTGCTCAACCGCCAGCGTGAGGCGATCTACGCCGATCGCCGGCAGGTGCTGCACGGCGACGACCTGTCGGAGCGCGTGCAGCACTTCATCGAGGATGCTGTCAGCGCCGTGATCGACGACCACACGTCGTCGGGCCACACCGAGAGCTGGGACTTCGACGCGCTCTGGACCGAGCTGAAGACGCTGTACCCCGTCGGTGTCACGATCGACGAGGTCGTCGCTGAAGCCGGCAACAAGGGCCGCATCACCGCCGAGGTCCTCAAGCGGGAGCTGCTCTCGGACGCGAAGATCGCGTACCAGAAGCGCGAAGAAGCCCTCGGCGAGCCGGCGATGCGCGAGCTCGAGCGACGCGTCGTGCTGCAGGTGCTCGACCGCCGCTGGCGCGACCACCTCTACGAGATGGACTACCTCAAGGACGGCATCGGCCTGCGTGCGATGGCCCAGCGCGACCCGCTCATCGAGTACCAGCGCGAGGGCTACGAGATGTTCCAGTCGATGATGGCCCAGATCAAGGAGGAGTCGGTCGGCTTCCTCTACAACCTCGAGGTCGAGGTGCGCTCCGCCGAGAGCGGCGACGTCGAGGCCAAGGGGCTCGGCCCCGCGCCCGTCGAGACGCAGAAGCTCGAGTACTCCGCGCCCAGCGACACCGGGTCGGGCGAGGTCGAGGTGCGCAACGACCGCGGCCAGGTGCAGAAGGCGGCCACCGCGAAGGCGCGGCAGCAGTCGGCCGAGCAGGAGGCGCCGGCGGAGGCTGCGCGCGGAGCGTTCGGTCAGACCGTCGGAGCCGGCGACGGGGCTACCGCCGCAGGAAACCGGGCCGAGCGTCGGGCCGCGGGCAAGAAGAAGTGA
- the hpf gene encoding ribosome hibernation-promoting factor, HPF/YfiA family: METSIVGVGVGITDRFRTVAEEKSTRIETFAPRAQRLDIKVTHRAYRNGRMDDETVELTLTGKGPLVRAEATEADKFVALDQAVDKLVEQLRRAKEKRVDARNHPRGAKLDKGTGSLAGIDVEPASVDVLRAVATGEVPVVGESAEEEDYTPVVIRTKEFGAEWMTVEEAVDRMELVGHDFFLFINARTDHPSVVYRRKGWDYGVISLAAAAPPEAELAS, from the coding sequence ATGGAAACCAGCATCGTCGGCGTGGGAGTCGGGATCACGGATCGCTTCCGCACGGTGGCTGAAGAGAAGTCCACTCGCATCGAGACATTCGCGCCACGCGCGCAGCGGCTGGACATCAAGGTCACGCACCGCGCGTATCGCAACGGCCGGATGGACGACGAGACCGTCGAGCTCACGCTCACCGGCAAGGGGCCGCTCGTCCGCGCCGAGGCCACGGAAGCCGACAAGTTCGTCGCTCTCGACCAGGCGGTCGACAAGCTCGTCGAGCAGCTGCGCCGTGCCAAGGAGAAGCGCGTCGACGCGCGGAACCACCCGCGCGGCGCGAAGCTCGACAAGGGCACCGGCTCGCTGGCCGGCATCGATGTCGAGCCCGCCTCGGTCGATGTCCTCCGGGCGGTCGCCACGGGCGAGGTGCCCGTCGTCGGCGAGTCCGCCGAAGAAGAGGACTACACCCCCGTCGTCATCCGCACCAAGGAGTTCGGTGCGGAGTGGATGACCGTCGAAGAGGCCGTCGACCGGATGGAACTGGTCGGACACGACTTCTTCCTCTTCATCAACGCCCGCACCGATCACCCGAGCGTCGTGTACCGCCGCAAGGGTTGGGACTACGGTGTGATCTCCCTCGCGGCCGCCGCGCCGCCGGAGGCCGAGCTGGCGTCGTGA
- a CDS encoding ComF family protein translates to MPDSPFSRSPWSDAFADALSLLLPVWCAGCDRPGRALCPACISGFDGPQPRLLAPGLPLWSLGRHTGSNARVIRALKEEGRTGVARPLGHLLAGALDAAGWRDAPLVPVPASRAALRRRGYAVPELLAHHTGRSVLRLLRVSGRPADQRDLGRRERERNVVGTLAVRPPRHARASAAVVLVDDVATTGATLREAHRVLAAAGVVACGAVSATDTPRRYSPALPE, encoded by the coding sequence ATGCCGGATTCCCCGTTCTCGCGCTCGCCGTGGAGCGATGCGTTCGCGGATGCTCTGTCTCTGCTGCTGCCGGTGTGGTGCGCCGGGTGCGACCGACCGGGTCGGGCGCTGTGTCCGGCGTGTATCTCGGGGTTCGACGGGCCGCAGCCGCGCCTCCTCGCGCCGGGACTGCCGCTGTGGAGCCTCGGGCGCCACACCGGCTCCAACGCGCGGGTGATCCGTGCGCTGAAGGAGGAGGGGCGCACCGGAGTCGCGCGTCCTCTCGGACACCTCCTCGCCGGCGCGCTGGATGCCGCCGGTTGGCGCGACGCGCCGCTCGTGCCGGTACCGGCATCACGGGCGGCGCTGCGCCGGCGCGGCTACGCCGTGCCCGAGCTGCTCGCACATCACACGGGGCGGTCCGTCCTTCGGCTGCTGCGCGTCAGCGGGCGACCCGCCGATCAGCGCGACCTCGGCCGACGCGAACGGGAACGCAACGTCGTGGGCACCCTCGCCGTGCGCCCGCCCCGACACGCCCGGGCGTCGGCCGCCGTCGTGCTGGTCGACGACGTCGCGACGACGGGGGCCACGCTGCGCGAAGCGCACCGTGTTCTCGCGGCCGCGGGGGTGGTCGCGTGCGGGGCCGTCAGCGCGACCGACACGCCGCGCCGCTATTCCCCGGCGCTTCCTGAGTGA
- a CDS encoding LpqB family beta-propeller domain-containing protein: MTRLRSVAALLGLVLAVLLAGCTGLPTSGPVVAGERIDEQAGSVDFSFLPDDPPPGATPEQIVSGFLAAGSGPRDDWGTARQFLAPDFRARWQPTARAIVDLPGERVFSSAADGSVTVAVTPEATVDATGALSVADAGSMPLDFRLVEIDGEWRISEAPDGVVLDRARFRAVFREYSVMYFDPSWSYLVPDRRWFPATNAATHITEALVDGEPSPWLAGAVVTAFPNSLELATRAVPLEAGVAQVPLSQSALAIVPDTRNRMQAQLEASLQSAGILGAQMSVDGEPVAAQAVDVRAIRVDVRPVVLADDAFGFLSGSEIEPLPGLSAPIADLDPVSVQVAADRSAAAVRTAAGAVVRVRADGTFEVVDQRAGLVDPTIDPNGFIWTVPAGAPSQLTATGPDGAPIALTDAWPGASQISALEVSRDGTRLAALVRDGSRPALWVAGILRDEAGAPVGLGDREVVAALPGTGLDASWVDGSTIAVLAEDGDSEVVISQSVGGFGETITAPAGARAIATANQLQAVRLLDDDGTLFAQKGQTWPTVAREIRLLATQQGSPR; encoded by the coding sequence GTGACCCGCTTGCGCTCTGTCGCCGCTCTGCTCGGGCTCGTGCTCGCCGTGCTGCTGGCCGGCTGCACCGGGCTGCCGACATCCGGTCCCGTGGTCGCGGGCGAGCGCATCGACGAGCAGGCCGGCTCGGTCGACTTCTCGTTCCTTCCCGACGACCCGCCCCCCGGTGCGACGCCCGAGCAGATCGTGTCGGGCTTCCTCGCCGCCGGCTCGGGTCCGCGCGACGACTGGGGCACCGCGCGGCAGTTCCTGGCCCCGGACTTCCGCGCGCGCTGGCAGCCGACGGCGCGGGCCATCGTCGACCTGCCCGGCGAACGCGTGTTCTCGTCGGCGGCCGACGGGTCGGTGACCGTTGCGGTGACACCCGAGGCGACGGTCGACGCGACCGGTGCGCTGTCGGTGGCCGACGCCGGCTCGATGCCGCTGGACTTCCGTCTCGTCGAGATCGACGGGGAGTGGCGTATCTCCGAGGCGCCCGACGGTGTCGTGCTCGATCGTGCGCGCTTCCGGGCGGTCTTCCGCGAGTACTCGGTGATGTACTTCGATCCGTCCTGGTCGTACCTGGTGCCCGACCGGCGCTGGTTCCCCGCGACGAACGCCGCCACCCACATCACCGAGGCGCTCGTCGACGGCGAGCCCAGTCCGTGGCTCGCCGGAGCGGTGGTGACCGCGTTCCCGAACAGCCTCGAGCTGGCCACGCGCGCCGTGCCCCTCGAGGCGGGCGTCGCGCAGGTGCCGCTGTCGCAGTCGGCGCTGGCCATCGTCCCTGACACGCGGAACCGGATGCAGGCGCAGCTCGAGGCCAGCCTGCAGTCCGCCGGCATCCTCGGCGCGCAGATGTCGGTGGACGGCGAACCCGTCGCGGCGCAGGCCGTCGACGTCCGCGCCATCCGAGTCGACGTCCGTCCCGTCGTGCTCGCCGACGACGCCTTCGGGTTCCTCTCGGGGTCCGAGATCGAGCCGCTGCCGGGACTGTCCGCCCCGATCGCGGACCTCGACCCCGTGTCGGTGCAGGTGGCGGCCGACCGCTCCGCTGCCGCTGTGCGGACTGCGGCCGGCGCCGTGGTGCGGGTGCGCGCCGACGGCACCTTCGAAGTCGTCGACCAGCGCGCCGGTCTCGTCGACCCGACGATCGATCCGAACGGCTTCATCTGGACCGTCCCGGCCGGCGCGCCATCGCAGCTGACGGCCACCGGCCCCGATGGAGCCCCCATCGCGCTGACCGACGCGTGGCCGGGGGCTTCGCAGATCTCCGCCCTCGAGGTGTCGCGGGACGGGACGCGACTCGCCGCGCTCGTGCGCGACGGCTCGCGTCCCGCGCTGTGGGTGGCGGGCATCCTGCGAGACGAGGCGGGCGCGCCCGTAGGCCTCGGCGACCGCGAGGTCGTCGCCGCCCTGCCGGGGACCGGTCTCGACGCGAGCTGGGTCGACGGATCGACGATCGCCGTCCTCGCCGAGGACGGCGACAGCGAGGTGGTGATCTCGCAATCCGTCGGCGGCTTCGGTGAGACGATCACGGCCCCGGCCGGCGCCCGTGCGATCGCCACGGCGAACCAGCTGCAAGCGGTGCGTCTTCTCGATGACGACGGCACGCTCTTCGCCCAGAAGGGCCAGACCTGGCCGACCGTCGCGCGTGAGATCCGTCTGCTCGCGACGCAGCAGGGATCGCCGCGCTGA
- the mtrB gene encoding MtrAB system histidine kinase MtrB, producing the protein MPIRTVTTATVATRGLRSWPRRISRAWRRSLRFRTVAVTLGATALTITVALVWMSLAIQNDIFDSRTSQLLAEAQRATLSAQSTLDAAEVGGDVVAIDNLMESVRTSIQRQSSTERIAAFRISSDPSPIAPQDFDSAGLPADLISEQLREQVQSDAELQWWQPVGFTVSGGGEEPGIVVGQQIILPEVGAYELYLGYDLSSEAQTLRFVQITLWIVGVGLVILIGAISWIVLRSVTEPIAQAAESSSRLAAGDLAVRLQVRGEDEFATLGRSFNAMADSIEAQIKELAELSQVQQRFVSDVSHELRTPLTTIRLASDMLNDRRDEFDPVAGRAAELLHDQVHRFEVLLTDLLEISRYDAGSVQLENEPTSMTQLAEDVITSMAQLAEQHGSDVRLVAPGGYSPVEMDPRRVRRIVRNLLGNAIEHGEGRPIVVTVDSDAHAVALGVRDYGLGMRPEDAERVFDRFWRADPSRKRTIGGTGLGLSIALGDARLHGGTLAVWSELGRGTNFVLTIPRRSEPLAGHSPIAVDPGDDGVPFDDLGLTQPISLPRPSKGAS; encoded by the coding sequence ATGCCGATCCGCACCGTCACGACGGCGACGGTCGCGACGCGGGGTCTGCGGTCGTGGCCGCGGCGCATCTCTCGAGCCTGGCGCCGCTCGCTGCGGTTCCGGACGGTCGCGGTGACACTCGGGGCGACCGCTCTGACGATCACGGTCGCACTGGTGTGGATGTCGCTGGCCATTCAGAACGACATCTTCGACTCGCGCACCTCGCAGCTCCTCGCCGAGGCTCAGCGTGCGACGCTGTCGGCGCAGTCGACCCTCGACGCCGCCGAGGTGGGCGGTGACGTGGTGGCGATCGACAACCTCATGGAGAGCGTCCGTACCTCGATCCAGCGGCAGTCCTCCACCGAGCGGATCGCCGCGTTCCGGATCTCCTCAGACCCATCGCCCATCGCACCGCAGGACTTCGACTCGGCGGGGCTGCCGGCCGATCTCATCAGCGAGCAGTTGCGCGAGCAGGTGCAGAGCGACGCGGAGCTGCAGTGGTGGCAGCCCGTCGGGTTCACCGTGTCGGGCGGCGGTGAGGAGCCGGGCATCGTCGTCGGCCAGCAGATCATCCTGCCCGAGGTCGGAGCCTACGAGCTCTACCTCGGCTACGACCTCTCGAGCGAAGCGCAGACGCTGCGCTTCGTGCAGATCACCCTCTGGATCGTCGGGGTGGGCCTCGTCATCCTGATCGGCGCGATCTCATGGATCGTGCTGCGCTCGGTGACCGAGCCGATCGCGCAGGCCGCCGAGAGCAGCTCGCGGCTGGCGGCCGGAGACCTCGCCGTGCGGCTGCAGGTGCGGGGCGAAGACGAGTTCGCGACCCTCGGCCGATCGTTCAACGCCATGGCCGACAGCATCGAGGCGCAGATCAAGGAGCTCGCCGAGCTGTCGCAGGTGCAGCAGCGTTTCGTCTCCGACGTCTCGCACGAGCTGCGCACCCCGCTGACGACGATCCGGCTCGCGTCCGACATGCTCAACGATCGGCGCGACGAGTTCGATCCCGTCGCCGGCCGCGCCGCGGAGCTCCTGCACGATCAGGTCCACCGCTTCGAAGTGCTGCTGACCGACCTGCTCGAGATCAGCCGATACGACGCGGGGTCGGTGCAGCTCGAGAACGAGCCCACGAGCATGACGCAGCTGGCCGAGGACGTCATCACCTCCATGGCGCAGCTGGCGGAGCAGCACGGCAGCGACGTGCGCCTCGTCGCGCCCGGCGGGTATTCGCCCGTCGAGATGGATCCGCGCCGGGTCCGGCGCATCGTGCGAAATCTCCTCGGCAACGCCATCGAGCACGGCGAAGGGCGACCCATCGTCGTCACGGTCGACAGTGACGCCCATGCCGTCGCGCTGGGCGTGCGCGACTATGGCCTGGGGATGCGGCCCGAAGATGCCGAGCGCGTCTTCGATCGGTTCTGGCGCGCTGACCCGTCGCGCAAACGCACCATCGGCGGCACGGGCCTCGGGCTCTCGATCGCCCTCGGCGACGCGCGGTTGCACGGGGGGACCCTGGCCGTCTGGTCCGAGCTCGGCCGCGGCACGAACTTCGTGCTGACGATCCCGCGCCGGAGCGAGCCGCTGGCCGGCCATTCGCCGATCGCGGTGGATCCCGGGGATGATGGCGTACCCTTCGACGACCTGGGCCTGACCCAGCCGATCTCGCTGCCCCGTCCGTCGAAAGGCGCGTCGTGA
- the mtrA gene encoding MtrAB system response regulator MtrA has translation MTSRILVVDDDTALAEMIGIVLRTEGFDTVFCADGAAAVEAWRTEKPDLILLDLMLPGVDGIEICTQIRAESGIPIIMLTARTDTADVVRGLESGADDYIVKPFNPKELVARIRTRLRPAVAAASESLRIGDLVVDVEGHEVRRGSEIIGLTPLEFELLVALASKPQQVFSREMLLEQVWGYHYKADTRLVNVHVQRLRAKVEIDPDNPRIVTTVRGVGYRAGAVI, from the coding sequence ATGACTTCTCGCATCCTGGTGGTCGATGACGACACCGCGCTCGCGGAGATGATCGGCATCGTGCTGCGCACCGAGGGATTCGACACCGTCTTCTGCGCCGACGGCGCGGCGGCCGTGGAGGCCTGGCGCACCGAGAAGCCCGACCTGATCCTGCTCGACCTGATGCTGCCCGGCGTCGACGGCATCGAGATCTGCACGCAGATCCGCGCGGAATCCGGCATCCCCATCATCATGCTGACCGCCCGCACCGACACGGCAGACGTCGTGCGCGGACTCGAGTCCGGCGCGGACGACTACATCGTGAAGCCGTTCAACCCGAAGGAGCTCGTCGCGCGCATCCGCACCCGGCTCCGGCCCGCGGTCGCCGCCGCGTCCGAGTCGCTGCGGATCGGAGACCTCGTCGTCGATGTCGAGGGGCACGAGGTGCGCCGGGGGAGCGAGATCATCGGGTTGACGCCGCTGGAGTTCGAGCTGCTCGTCGCGCTGGCGTCGAAGCCGCAGCAGGTCTTCTCGCGCGAGATGCTGCTCGAACAGGTGTGGGGCTACCACTACAAGGCCGACACCCGTCTGGTCAACGTGCACGTGCAGCGGCTGCGGGCGAAGGTCGAGATCGATCCCGACAACCCCCGGATCGTCACGACCGTCCGCGGCGTCGGCTACCGCGCCGGCGCCGTGATCTGA
- a CDS encoding glycerophosphoryl diester phosphodiesterase membrane domain-containing protein — protein MTAYPSWTPAPRPGIIPLHPLSFGVILGRSFSALRQNPRVLLGFALVVQTLAVLVTTAGVVAVGFATFGRLASLRPGTDEFETVLAGSIAISGVTALVLSLAAGALGVLVQGIVVSEVAQAVVAEKHTLGTLWARVKPVAWRLIGYTALVSLIVAVVLGVLATGIVLLALSVAPLAIVLTILLVLSAIPLSLWLSTKLLLVTSAIVLERATVFGAIARSWRLTRGRFWSTLGIIVIISLSFSVLAQVVSIPFSFVTMGLTSVITPTGDPEPGEIIALLAGTLLAQAFVTLIQTIAVIVQSTAGALVYVDCRMRHEGLDLDLSAYVDRRDAGERDLPDPYRQHIGRDLAARWQQPPAGGMPAGYPVPSGYPAAAPGGYGPPAPGAYAPPAAGGYGPPAPHSGDAGPSDQPATPPAAPPSATDWTAPGSQRP, from the coding sequence GTGACGGCCTACCCCTCGTGGACCCCCGCCCCGCGGCCCGGAATCATCCCGCTGCATCCACTGTCGTTCGGCGTCATCCTGGGCCGCTCGTTCTCGGCGCTGCGCCAGAACCCCCGGGTGCTGCTGGGATTCGCACTGGTCGTGCAGACGCTGGCCGTTCTGGTCACCACCGCCGGCGTGGTCGCGGTCGGGTTCGCGACGTTCGGCCGACTGGCGTCGTTGCGCCCCGGCACGGACGAGTTCGAGACGGTGCTCGCCGGCTCGATCGCCATCAGCGGCGTCACCGCGCTCGTGCTCTCGCTGGCCGCGGGCGCCCTGGGTGTGCTCGTGCAGGGCATCGTCGTGAGCGAGGTCGCTCAGGCGGTCGTGGCCGAGAAGCACACGCTGGGCACGCTGTGGGCACGCGTCAAGCCCGTCGCCTGGCGCCTGATCGGCTACACCGCGCTGGTCTCGCTCATCGTCGCGGTCGTCCTGGGCGTGCTCGCGACCGGCATCGTCCTGCTCGCGCTGAGCGTCGCGCCGCTGGCCATCGTGCTGACGATCCTGCTCGTGCTCTCGGCGATCCCGCTCAGCCTGTGGCTGAGCACCAAGCTCCTGCTCGTCACCTCGGCCATCGTGCTCGAGCGGGCCACGGTCTTCGGGGCGATCGCGCGCTCGTGGCGGCTGACGCGCGGCCGGTTCTGGTCGACGCTCGGCATCATCGTCATCATCTCGCTGAGCTTCAGCGTCCTGGCCCAGGTGGTGAGCATCCCGTTCTCGTTCGTGACGATGGGTCTCACCTCGGTGATCACGCCGACCGGCGACCCCGAACCGGGCGAGATCATCGCGCTGCTGGCGGGCACGCTGCTCGCGCAGGCGTTCGTGACCCTCATCCAGACCATCGCGGTGATCGTGCAATCGACGGCGGGCGCGCTCGTCTACGTCGACTGCCGCATGCGCCATGAAGGCCTCGACCTCGACCTGTCGGCGTACGTCGATCGGCGCGACGCCGGCGAACGCGACCTGCCCGACCCGTACCGCCAGCACATCGGACGTGACCTGGCGGCGCGGTGGCAGCAGCCGCCGGCAGGCGGGATGCCGGCAGGGTACCCCGTCCCGAGCGGGTACCCGGCTGCCGCTCCCGGTGGTTACGGTCCGCCCGCCCCCGGCGCTTACGCCCCGCCTGCCGCCGGTGGGTACGGCCCGCCCGCGCCGCATTCGGGCGACGCGGGACCGTCGGATCAGCCCGCCACTCCCCCGGCGGCACCGCCGTCCGCGACGGACTGGACCGCCCCGGGCTCGCAGCGTCCATGA